One region of Lysobacter silvisoli genomic DNA includes:
- a CDS encoding CPBP family intramembrane glutamic endopeptidase, which translates to MSALDPAVAPAPLPRPRTAAVVAHSLLDLILAAALMLALSLAGMLAWSFWRGLDVAMRQPGLAPERVAAAIGQPGPLAQILVSLLAMGGAAVAVYLLRRRANREQRAAAWQALRRPATWGWALGTGLATFGLSAALSELGRALGAEPVPTNVEMIQAALRSHPLLTLLFAVALAPAYEELLFRRVLFGRYWAAGLPWLGIAFSSLAFALLHELPGISQNGPGAIVLLWLTYAAIGAAFAWVYRRTGSLWAAVLAHGTNNLLACALLQWQG; encoded by the coding sequence GTGTCGGCCCTGGACCCCGCCGTCGCACCTGCGCCCTTGCCGCGGCCGCGCACCGCGGCCGTGGTCGCGCACTCGCTGCTGGACCTGATCCTGGCCGCGGCGCTGATGCTGGCGCTGAGCCTGGCCGGCATGCTGGCGTGGAGCTTCTGGCGCGGCCTGGACGTGGCCATGCGCCAGCCCGGTCTGGCGCCCGAACGCGTCGCCGCCGCCATCGGCCAGCCCGGCCCGCTGGCGCAGATCCTGGTCTCGCTGCTGGCCATGGGCGGCGCCGCCGTCGCGGTCTACCTGTTGCGCCGCCGCGCCAACCGCGAACAGCGCGCCGCCGCCTGGCAGGCGCTGCGCCGCCCCGCCACCTGGGGCTGGGCGCTGGGCACCGGCCTGGCCACCTTCGGCCTCAGCGCGGCGCTGAGCGAACTGGGCCGCGCGCTCGGCGCCGAACCGGTGCCGACCAACGTCGAAATGATCCAGGCCGCGCTGCGCAGCCATCCCCTGCTCACCCTGCTGTTCGCCGTCGCCCTGGCGCCGGCCTACGAGGAACTGCTGTTCCGGCGCGTGCTGTTCGGCCGCTACTGGGCCGCCGGCCTGCCCTGGCTGGGCATCGCCTTCAGCAGCCTGGCCTTCGCCCTGCTCCACGAGCTTCCCGGCATCAGCCAGAACGGCCCCGGCGCCATCGTCCTGCTGTGGCTGACCTACGCCGCCATCGGCGCGGCCTTCGCCTGGGTTTACCGCCGCACCGGCAGCCTGTGGGCGGCGGTGCTGGCCCATGGCACCAACAACCTGCTGGCCTGCGCATTGCTGCAGTGGCAAGGCTGA